A window of Rhipicephalus microplus isolate Deutch F79 chromosome X, USDA_Rmic, whole genome shotgun sequence genomic DNA:
GTGCTCACGGAGCTCCCGTCGTCGCGTCGGTCGGTGCAGGAGCTGCCAATGCAGCGTTGCCTCCCGTCTCAGGTGTCGTGTCGGGACCACGCTACGAGCACGAGTCACACCAGCAGGCTGCTGGGCAAGAGGCATTCAGCGAGGCGGCGCAAGGAGCCCAGCAAGGCAGTCAGGCAGCCGAGGCCGCTGATGCTTTCAAGAAGGTCGAAGGCTTCGAGAATCAGGGTGGCTTCCGAAAGCAGGAGGGCTTCTCGGAGAAGAGCAGCAATCGCTATGGGTCAGGATTCTTCCAGGGCAGCGAGGGTCAAAACGAGTTCAACCGCGGAGACCAGCACTCTTTCGGAGTCGCCGGTTACGGCTTTAACCAAGCAGCGGGCGTGGTCGGCAGCCCAACCTATCAAGAGCTCGATAAGATCGGCTTCATCCCGTGATTAGGTATGCACGCTCCTGCTTTTCTGTAAGGGCTTCTACCACCTACGCAAGGTAAAATGTTTGTCTTTATTTTTGGTGCGAAGGTACCGCTCTTTCCACTCACGTGTACACGCGCCCCTCCCCCGCGTCTACGTGAGGTGAACGGACACCCAGGTTGGCTCGATTAATTgactgatatatggggtttaacgtcccaaaaccacgatatgattatgagagacgccgtagtggagggctccggaaattt
This region includes:
- the LOC119161167 gene encoding uncharacterized protein LOC119161167, whose product is MTKTVFPRLVVSALCVLLVTGHPLPGDPESAVASQESAEVIAGAVKQLSAESPASQDAVEAAVVPVAAGGASDAAAAAAVGDANGAHGAPVVASVGAGAANAALPPVSGVVSGPRYEHESHQQAAGQEAFSEAAQGAQQGSQAAEAADAFKKVEGFENQGGFRKQEGFSEKSSNRYGSGFFQGSEGQNEFNRGDQHSFGVAGYGFNQAAGVVGSPTYQELDKIGFIP